The following are encoded together in the Glycine max cultivar Williams 82 chromosome 8, Glycine_max_v4.0, whole genome shotgun sequence genome:
- the LOC100779106 gene encoding serine acetyltransferase 1, chloroplastic — MNVLALGRFLTSPLYKSSPLTPSPIQFTPIFLHPPKFQSLYSIHPFSLSMATCVDASTPLSRKPNGSQSDDHSFNYMKFCRPSFSDRVPCMPICKNRDTAFTRVEEFDTRVENHVEVDVVEGVDLWLKIQEEARLDVDQEPILSSYYFSSILSHKSLESALANHLSTNLSSLSLPSSTLYDLFMGVFADDNDIIGAVKDDLIAVKERDPACISYVHCLLNFKGFLACQAHRIAHKLWLQGRKVLALLIQNRVSDVFAVDIHPGAKIGRGILLDHATGLVVGETAVIGNNVSILHNVTLGGTGKASGDRHPKIGDGVLIGAGTCILGNIKIGDGAKIGACSVVLKEVPPRTTAVGNPARLVGGKDNPIKLDKMPSFTMDHTSWSDYVI, encoded by the coding sequence ATGAATGTTCTGGCTCTAGGGCGCTTCCTCACTTCCCCCTTATATAAGTCttcccctctcactccctcccCAATCCAATTCACACCCATTTTTCTTCATCCCCCAAAGTTTCAATCTTTGTATTCAATTcaccctttctctctctccatGGCCACTTGTGTTGATGCCTCAACCCCTCTTTCTCGGAAACCTAACGGGTCCCAATCCGATGATCATTCCTTTAATTACATGAAATTCTGCCGACCCTCTTTCTCTGATCGCGTTCCCTGCATGCCCATTTGCAAGAATCGCGACACCGCCTTCACACGTGTGGAGGAGTTTGACACACGTGTGGAGAATCATGTTGAGGTTGACGTTGTAGAGGGTGTTGATCTTTGgttgaagattcaagaggaagCAAGGTTAGATGTTGATCAAGAACCAATCTTATCCAGCTACTATTTCAGTTCCATTTTGTCTCACAAATCCTTGGAGAGTGCCTTGGCCAACCACCTCTCCACAAATTTGAGCAGCTTGAGCCTTCCAAGCAGCACCCTTTATGACCTTTTCATGGGTGTTTTTGCCGATGATAATGACATCATAGGTGCTGTCAAAGATGATTTGATAGCTGTTAAGGAGAGGGACCCTGCTTGCATAAGTTATGTGCATTGCTTGTTGAATTTCAAGGGTTTCTTGGCATGCCAGGCTCATAGGATTGCTCACAAATTGTGGCTCCAAGGGAGGAAGGTCTTGGCACTGTTGATTCAGAATAGGGTTTCTGATGTTTTTGCTGTGGATATTCACCCTGGTGCGAAAATTGGACGTGGGATTTTGCTGGATCATGCAACAGGACTTGTTGTGGGGGAGACTGCAGTTATTGGGAATAATGTGTCAATTTTGCATAATGTGACATTGGGAGGGACTGGTAAGGCTAGTGGGGATAGACACCCTAAGATTGGTGATGGGGTGTTGATAGGTGCAGGGACTTGTATTTTGGGGAACATTAAGATTGGTGATGGAGCTAAGATTGGTGCATGTTCTGTTGTGTTGAAGGAAGTGCCACCAAGAACTACTGCTGTTGGGAACCCTGCTAGGTTGGTTGGAGGGAAGGATAACCCTATTAAATTGGATAAGATGCCTAGTTTTACCATGGACCATACTTCATGGTCTGATTATGTTATCTAG